The proteins below are encoded in one region of Bdellovibrionales bacterium:
- a CDS encoding DUF1552 domain-containing protein, whose translation MSRKKGLNRRDFMKMLGNASIYLPVLPSLMSSRSLAQASNPPLRMVFIMNRNGQWDNNFYPNVSPAQVGSNIYQAPLSDVNGSISPLFGTAYDSLKNKVSILRGLDVVGSNDHNRCSFLCGVTQGGATNREGSNPPFGASIDWIIEKSAQFYSTAPRIRTMRFSNGGGRGFSFSNNGGAINGLTYWGSDASFFNNVFAGIENGGTVPTVDLVARKSFLIEKSLERLNLMKTQTRLSGLDVQRISDQQDRLSDIRKGLVVTAPASCQVPKLSFMGSSDPIRKKYENINNSIVAAFTCDISRIACVYIEDYDDKQTDYSYFHDLSHRDRSAANLKESADRNGWTADRVAHLIHGLDSTIDTNGRPMLENTLVFWGSEISVKQGTESHRGESMPIMVAGWPAQFRMGSYVDYRTRPFSYVANRQDFPATGRPYTQFLCSIMLAAGLDPSEFTGYGKGGYFGEFERTQYNPNEYDAYKTTRNDKLPYFVL comes from the coding sequence ATGAGTCGAAAAAAAGGGCTAAATCGCCGTGACTTCATGAAGATGTTGGGGAACGCCAGTATTTATCTGCCGGTTCTTCCTTCCTTGATGTCTTCTCGTAGTTTGGCCCAAGCCTCTAATCCACCGCTTCGCATGGTATTTATCATGAATCGCAATGGTCAGTGGGATAATAATTTTTATCCGAATGTGAGCCCGGCTCAAGTGGGAAGCAATATTTACCAGGCCCCGCTATCAGATGTTAATGGGAGTATCTCTCCCTTGTTTGGCACGGCTTACGATTCACTCAAAAATAAGGTTTCCATTCTGCGAGGCTTGGACGTAGTGGGATCCAATGATCATAATCGCTGCAGTTTTCTTTGCGGGGTGACCCAAGGGGGAGCGACAAATCGTGAAGGCTCCAATCCGCCATTTGGTGCTTCAATAGATTGGATCATCGAGAAGTCAGCGCAATTTTATTCCACAGCTCCCAGAATCCGCACCATGCGATTTTCTAATGGGGGTGGGCGAGGATTTTCTTTTAGTAACAATGGTGGAGCCATTAACGGACTGACTTATTGGGGATCTGACGCCAGCTTTTTCAATAATGTCTTTGCGGGGATTGAAAACGGTGGAACGGTTCCAACTGTCGATTTGGTTGCACGAAAATCTTTTCTCATTGAAAAATCCCTAGAGCGCCTGAATCTTATGAAGACGCAAACTCGGTTGTCTGGCCTTGATGTGCAAAGAATTAGTGATCAACAGGATCGCTTGAGCGATATAAGAAAAGGACTAGTGGTGACCGCTCCTGCAAGTTGTCAAGTACCCAAATTGTCGTTCATGGGATCGAGCGATCCCATTCGTAAAAAATATGAGAATATCAATAATTCGATTGTGGCCGCATTTACTTGCGATATCTCCCGCATTGCCTGTGTCTATATTGAAGACTACGATGACAAGCAGACGGACTACTCCTATTTTCATGATCTCTCTCACCGCGATCGCTCCGCTGCCAACTTAAAGGAATCGGCTGATCGCAACGGATGGACTGCCGATCGAGTCGCTCATCTGATTCATGGTTTGGATTCCACAATAGATACCAACGGCCGTCCCATGCTAGAAAATACCTTGGTGTTTTGGGGGAGTGAGATTTCAGTCAAGCAAGGAACGGAAAGTCATCGGGGAGAGAGTATGCCGATCATGGTAGCTGGTTGGCCGGCTCAATTTCGTATGGGAAGCTATGTTGACTACCGCACACGTCCTTTTAGTTACGTGGCCAATCGCCAGGATTTTCCGGCGACCGGCAGACCTTACACTCAGTTTCTGTGTTCTATCATGCTAGCCGCTGGATTGGACCCGAGCGAGTTCACTGGTTATGGCAAAGGGGGTTACTTTGGAGAATTCGAGCGCACCCAATATAACCCCAACGAATACGATGCCTATAAAACCACCCGCAATGATAAACTGCCCTACTTTGTGCTTTGA
- a CDS encoding TraM recognition domain-containing protein, producing MAKIDCRLTLPTFCDQLERNCNTKLIFGTDSPDDAEYFASMAGTRSIQKSTVRYKQGLLWDQNTGEKSVRDTEEFVVHPNQIRQLGQGQVLKISRLVCKERILCQIHS from the coding sequence GTGGCCAAAATTGATTGTCGCCTAACACTCCCCACTTTTTGTGATCAATTAGAAAGAAACTGTAACACCAAACTGATTTTCGGAACCGACAGCCCGGATGATGCCGAGTACTTTGCCTCCATGGCCGGAACTCGAAGCATACAAAAATCAACGGTGCGTTATAAACAAGGACTACTTTGGGATCAAAATACCGGTGAAAAGTCAGTCAGGGACACTGAGGAATTTGTCGTTCACCCAAATCAAATCCGACAGCTCGGACAAGGACAGGTGTTGAAGATTTCGCGGTTGGTCTGTAAAGAACGCATATTGTGTCAAATTCACTCTTAG
- a CDS encoding ParA family protein, whose product MQDNLISIRSTDLRTALNIAPATMNDLLKKTGVHYLPGQAKPGRGAVKDFSSSDSRRLLEAKGFVYPNPAKVISFMMCKGGVGKTTSSFFVATRMAAYGARVLVVDGDSQGNLTSAFDLSSMKIEIDEETPILVDLLTKDASIDEATIAFSPFLHLIPSTPLNSILESKIRDNFKNPSVPFSKIFELVKDKYDYIIIDCAPALNLTNTAIICASDLVVLPVAPDKFSQIGLEQTLKEIHQIEEDFPEIGNRETRVIFTRFDAREYTSLKYLSEIADSNKDRMFKTMIRTASDLKNAITKKEDLFQYKNSNAKDDYDSFVKEIMGIDTFFSKKSN is encoded by the coding sequence ATGCAGGACAATTTAATAAGTATTAGATCAACGGACCTGAGGACAGCATTAAATATTGCTCCAGCGACCATGAATGACCTTTTGAAAAAGACTGGAGTTCATTATTTGCCAGGACAAGCCAAACCAGGTCGAGGCGCCGTTAAGGATTTTTCATCCTCAGACTCAAGACGCCTTCTCGAGGCCAAAGGATTCGTCTACCCAAATCCAGCAAAAGTTATTTCATTCATGATGTGTAAAGGCGGAGTTGGAAAAACAACATCAAGCTTTTTCGTTGCAACTAGAATGGCAGCCTACGGAGCTCGAGTTCTGGTCGTTGATGGTGATTCACAGGGTAATCTCACGTCCGCATTTGATTTGAGTTCTATGAAAATTGAAATTGACGAAGAAACTCCGATTCTTGTCGATCTCTTGACCAAAGATGCCTCAATTGATGAGGCTACTATTGCTTTTTCGCCGTTTCTCCACCTCATCCCCTCAACGCCGTTGAATTCAATATTGGAAAGTAAAATTAGGGATAACTTTAAGAACCCCAGTGTTCCTTTTTCGAAAATATTTGAGTTGGTTAAGGATAAGTACGATTACATTATTATTGACTGCGCTCCCGCTTTAAATCTCACAAATACTGCAATCATTTGTGCCTCAGATTTAGTTGTTTTACCGGTTGCTCCGGATAAATTCTCTCAAATTGGTCTCGAACAAACACTCAAAGAGATCCATCAAATAGAGGAAGATTTCCCGGAAATTGGCAACAGGGAAACTCGGGTCATTTTCACTCGATTTGATGCCAGAGAATACACCTCGCTTAAATATCTGTCCGAAATCGCTGATAGCAATAAAGATAGAATGTTCAAGACGATGATACGGACGGCATCCGATCTTAAAAATGCAATTACAAAAAAGGAAGATCTTTTTCAGTACAAGAATTCTAACGCGAAGGATGACTATGATTCTTTTGTAAAAGAAATAATGGGAATCGACACTTTTTTTTCTAAGAAAAGTAACTAA
- a CDS encoding ATP-binding cassette domain-containing protein → MSGQSKMNPQDQTGVLITAGSLGSLMLLIKVAKYLPMVLFGLFLGMILSGTWGLKSSLKTKALILLTNLLVPFGLTILIFGFPTPKHVYWGIFEYQWGNDLFHWGAVTYNHLIDTGHLFAWIKKLLKINSLSTVDVQLYLLRIFLIGILAQFGFIYLNFLSHGALSTNLLSPIASRSYGLWKPVLNFLFLSSLKKTENPNRFLEKIGISGVVLLLGIINFDVFSDILPIYKALALPCFFLPLLGKFISHFSPPLAESILDASERSQKKEGEILIGHKIGNPLEPVYLTKANLNYHVQLIGGSGAGKTTLIQVIMKKLIHLKMGIIFIDLKADSDTISWIQRETQEAGRSSDLELICLTKHQISRSFNPLQGGSPQEVLAQIMNSFEWSEPFYRAQGSRFLSDIISVLDELKRHSNIDYSLADISDCANDIGRVKELATHPALSPESNAKLLKLIQVLESKDGLRDIAGLSVGLKNLMTSSAGPLLDNKDLKRQSVSIKETIEKGRINYFLLNSMADKESCVITGKLILQNIIRVVGQIYDEVPENQRKPCLLIVDEFASFATDNFIDLLNRARGAKLGIMVAHQSRGDLMKVSLLAAN, encoded by the coding sequence ATGTCTGGACAAAGTAAGATGAATCCTCAAGATCAAACGGGAGTTCTGATTACGGCAGGATCACTTGGATCACTGATGCTCCTCATAAAAGTGGCCAAGTATCTGCCCATGGTCCTTTTTGGTCTTTTTTTGGGAATGATTCTCAGTGGAACTTGGGGATTAAAATCCTCCTTAAAAACCAAAGCACTGATCCTTCTTACAAACCTCTTAGTCCCCTTTGGACTGACCATTTTAATTTTTGGATTTCCCACACCGAAGCACGTCTACTGGGGGATCTTTGAGTATCAATGGGGAAACGATCTCTTTCACTGGGGGGCTGTAACGTATAACCACTTGATCGATACAGGACATCTCTTTGCCTGGATAAAAAAGCTTTTGAAAATCAACTCCCTCTCGACCGTGGATGTGCAGCTTTATCTTTTAAGGATATTTTTGATAGGAATTTTAGCCCAGTTTGGATTTATCTACCTCAATTTTCTCTCCCATGGGGCCCTCTCTACAAATCTTCTCTCCCCAATTGCTAGCAGATCCTATGGATTGTGGAAGCCAGTTCTCAATTTCCTATTTCTGAGCAGCCTAAAGAAAACAGAAAATCCAAACCGATTTCTCGAAAAAATTGGAATCTCAGGCGTCGTTCTCCTTTTAGGGATCATCAATTTCGACGTATTTTCTGACATCTTACCCATATACAAGGCTCTAGCACTCCCCTGTTTTTTCCTTCCCCTTTTAGGTAAATTCATTTCTCACTTCAGTCCCCCGCTCGCTGAGTCCATTCTCGATGCTTCCGAGAGATCGCAAAAAAAGGAGGGAGAGATCCTCATTGGACATAAAATTGGAAATCCACTTGAACCCGTCTATTTGACCAAGGCAAATCTCAACTACCATGTCCAGCTGATCGGGGGCAGTGGAGCCGGCAAAACAACTTTGATTCAGGTCATTATGAAAAAACTGATCCATTTAAAAATGGGAATCATCTTTATCGACTTGAAAGCCGACTCCGATACCATCAGCTGGATTCAAAGGGAGACACAAGAGGCTGGGCGCTCCTCAGATCTCGAATTGATTTGTCTCACCAAACATCAGATTTCGAGATCATTTAATCCCCTTCAAGGAGGAAGTCCCCAGGAAGTTCTCGCCCAAATCATGAATTCCTTTGAGTGGTCTGAGCCCTTTTATCGAGCTCAAGGATCAAGATTCCTGTCTGATATCATTTCAGTACTTGACGAATTGAAACGACACTCAAACATTGATTATAGTCTTGCCGATATCTCGGACTGTGCAAACGATATCGGACGAGTCAAAGAGCTCGCCACTCATCCGGCACTGAGCCCCGAATCAAATGCAAAATTACTAAAGCTCATTCAAGTTCTCGAATCAAAAGATGGGCTACGCGACATAGCCGGACTGTCGGTCGGCTTAAAAAATCTGATGACTTCGTCCGCAGGACCTCTCTTAGACAACAAAGATCTGAAGCGTCAAAGTGTTTCAATCAAGGAAACCATCGAAAAGGGACGCATCAATTACTTCCTGCTTAATTCCATGGCCGACAAGGAATCCTGTGTGATCACGGGAAAACTCATCCTTCAGAATATCATTCGAGTGGTCGGACAAATCTATGACGAGGTCCCCGAGAATCAAAGAAAGCCATGTCTATTAATAGTCGATGAATTCGCAAGCTTTGCCACAGACAATTTCATCGATCTTCTGAATAGGGCAAGAGGTGCAAAACTCGGAATCATGGTCGCCCATCAATCCAGAGGAGATCTGATGAAAGTCTCCCTGTTAGCCGCCAATTAA
- a CDS encoding ATP-binding protein, with the protein MRCLFVSTHGLIEQMLEAKKNLMLQHLFKRLDRYDLLVCDELGYIAQTQDGADLFFQILSLRAERKSVLITTNLTFSEWDRVFINPLNTAAAIDRIIHKCETFTIKGPSWRAEEAKKRTKIKATLADKKVQPSIKTSS; encoded by the coding sequence GTGCGCTGCCTGTTTGTCTCGACTCACGGCCTGATTGAACAAATGCTGGAAGCAAAAAAAAATCTCATGCTGCAACACCTATTCAAACGCCTCGACCGGTACGACCTGCTGGTTTGCGATGAGCTTGGATACATTGCCCAAACCCAAGATGGAGCGGATCTGTTCTTCCAAATTTTATCGCTAAGAGCAGAGCGAAAAAGCGTTTTGATTACCACCAATCTCACATTCTCCGAATGGGACAGGGTGTTTATTAATCCATTAAACACAGCAGCTGCCATCGATCGAATCATTCATAAATGCGAAACCTTCACCATCAAGGGCCCGAGTTGGAGAGCGGAAGAGGCAAAAAAAAGAACAAAAATAAAAGCAACTCTGGCGGATAAGAAAGTACAGCCCTCCATCAAAACGTCATCCTGA
- a CDS encoding replication-relaxation family protein gives MMINSEKFKNNAERQLSMMKEGSEELPQGRIVRAMDLQKRDLEVLQFLNEMGPATSQLIAAKFFNSIIASRIHTRLRIARRRLQLLRQSGFIQKDLWQLRRPFYLITQKGVQALCSRLNHCIHLSHLRKVPEDMVHSLQVIWSRIALENMGLATAWRSERRIGLEDKKDQLRQLNKIQKVYIPDGVYVRSDGAKILFEYERTQKSQARIKERSLILTNLVVSMKTHYQGVHIVCANESILARYKPEIRIWDQKIQTFEQLMTDGGINHVWTK, from the coding sequence ATGATGATAAATTCAGAGAAATTCAAAAACAATGCTGAGCGACAATTGAGCATGATGAAAGAAGGGAGCGAAGAACTCCCTCAAGGCCGGATTGTGAGGGCAATGGATCTTCAAAAAAGGGATTTGGAAGTTCTCCAGTTCCTGAACGAAATGGGGCCTGCCACATCTCAACTTATAGCAGCAAAATTCTTTAACTCGATTATCGCATCAAGAATTCACACTCGATTGAGAATCGCTCGTCGAAGGCTGCAACTTCTCCGTCAAAGTGGGTTCATTCAAAAAGATCTCTGGCAGCTGAGAAGGCCCTTCTATTTGATAACTCAAAAGGGAGTGCAAGCACTTTGCTCCCGCCTCAATCACTGCATTCATCTGAGCCACTTAAGAAAAGTACCGGAAGATATGGTGCACTCACTTCAGGTTATCTGGTCTCGAATTGCTCTTGAAAATATGGGCTTGGCCACAGCATGGAGATCAGAGAGAAGAATCGGCCTTGAGGACAAAAAAGACCAACTTCGCCAACTCAACAAAATTCAGAAGGTCTATATCCCTGATGGGGTCTACGTCAGATCTGATGGAGCCAAAATTCTCTTCGAGTATGAGCGCACCCAGAAATCTCAAGCTCGCATCAAAGAGCGATCTCTGATCCTGACCAATCTCGTCGTTAGCATGAAGACTCACTATCAGGGTGTCCATATTGTTTGTGCCAACGAATCCATACTGGCCCGCTATAAACCTGAAATTCGTATTTGGGATCAAAAAATTCAGACCTTTGAGCAACTGATGACAGATGGAGGAATCAATCATGTCTGGACAAAGTAA
- a CDS encoding ATP-binding protein has product MIILGRTGEGKTHLAITLGRKICQENLSVSFLPVNLMFEEVLAARSSGKMIGFLTRLNSTQVLILDDFGLRQYSHEEANVLVELLEARARKGPVIVTSQIDPKGLVQALRRPSHCRSHRG; this is encoded by the coding sequence TTGATCATTCTGGGTCGCACTGGCGAAGGCAAGACCCATTTGGCAATCACACTCGGGAGAAAGATTTGCCAAGAAAACTTGTCAGTGTCTTTTTTACCCGTAAACCTCATGTTTGAAGAAGTTCTCGCAGCCAGAAGCTCGGGCAAGATGATTGGATTTCTCACCAGACTCAATTCCACACAAGTGCTTATCCTCGATGATTTTGGACTCAGGCAATATTCGCATGAAGAAGCCAATGTACTTGTTGAACTTCTCGAAGCGCGGGCCAGAAAAGGACCTGTCATCGTCACATCCCAGATTGATCCCAAGGGGTTGGTTCAAGCTCTTCGAAGACCCAGTCATTGCCGAAGCCATCGTGGATAG
- a CDS encoding type II toxin-antitoxin system RelE/ParE family toxin: MLKIEITRRADKFIESLPAKQKRQITTKILELRNNPEPHDSIQIKGFSQYRRTSVGEYRIIYQVQDNILLVIVLVGRRNDDDVYKQLKRL; encoded by the coding sequence ATGCTAAAGATTGAAATCACCAGGCGAGCCGATAAGTTTATTGAGTCGTTGCCAGCAAAACAAAAAAGACAAATCACCACCAAAATCCTAGAGCTTCGCAACAACCCAGAACCGCACGACTCTATTCAGATCAAGGGATTTTCGCAGTATCGCCGAACCAGTGTCGGAGAATATCGCATAATCTACCAAGTCCAAGACAACATACTTTTGGTAATCGTGTTGGTCGGCAGAAGAAACGACGACGATGTTTATAAACAACTGAAAAGGCTTTAA
- a CDS encoding transposase, with product MTIRLQHNPGEKIFFDFSDGISITDPRTQAKIKTQLFVGTLPWSSYTVGEFTFGQKQPEFFRAIENSFIKLGGTPKYAVVDNLKPGVTRAHIYDPDTNQSFIEFSNHHGFAVLPARPRRPKDKAAVEGAIGIIQNNSSTKSEIKSFIQYLISIKDFKNISTNSTLHP from the coding sequence GTGACAATCAGACTTCAACACAATCCCGGCGAAAAAATCTTCTTCGATTTTTCAGATGGGATTTCAATCACTGATCCAAGGACTCAAGCTAAGATTAAAACTCAACTCTTCGTCGGAACCTTGCCATGGAGTTCATACACCGTCGGTGAGTTTACCTTCGGACAAAAGCAACCTGAGTTCTTCAGAGCCATTGAAAACTCATTCATCAAACTCGGTGGCACCCCAAAGTACGCAGTCGTTGACAATCTTAAGCCCGGCGTCACAAGAGCCCATATCTATGATCCCGACACCAACCAGTCCTTCATTGAGTTCAGCAACCATCATGGATTTGCCGTCCTCCCAGCAAGGCCTCGACGGCCCAAAGATAAAGCCGCGGTGGAAGGCGCAATCGGCATTATACAAAACAATTCTTCAACGAAGTCAGAGATCAAATCTTTTATTCAATATTTGATCTCAATCAAAGATTTCAAAAATATCTCAACGAACTCAACTCTGCACCCATGA
- a CDS encoding helix-turn-helix domain-containing protein, producing the protein MTQRRTSVAMQNQILELHTQGRSIRKIAQALKIARNTVRACIRDSGRPSSVPSVVGFAQSQPVPINWEFIATEFNKVSLLKFFTKNTPSKS; encoded by the coding sequence ATGACTCAACGGAGAACTTCAGTTGCCATGCAAAATCAAATTTTAGAACTTCACACTCAAGGCCGCAGCATCCGCAAGATTGCGCAGGCCCTTAAGATCGCCAGGAATACCGTCAGAGCTTGCATCAGAGACTCAGGTCGACCATCATCAGTCCCCTCGGTAGTGGGTTTCGCACAGAGCCAGCCTGTCCCAATCAACTGGGAATTTATCGCGACCGAGTTCAACAAGGTGTCCCTCTTAAAATTCTTCACAAAGAACACGCCATCGAAGTCATGA
- a CDS encoding group II intron reverse transcriptase/maturase: protein MGQFTESGGSISLNRALNEVYEQDFLKCSFGFRPGLGCHHALATVNAILYRFRMEHVLEVDIQDFFGSLSHEWLMKFLRLRVGDERVLKLIETWLKAGVMVEGKWQDNEKGTPQGGSISPLLANVYLHYVLDLWFAKKIKPTFKGKAELIRYADDFCLFFKTASGPENMMPLLKARLAQFGLSVADEKTHKTNVGVRDNTSAHERRRMTFLGFTIYRSKNRSRTASKTVFQTDGKRLSRARAAMKEKLHQIRHRPIPDQVTVINAILRGHFNYYGIAGNVKKLNRFRQTVLHEWKYSLSNRSQNGRVNWERFQAILRKYPMESAKLKVSYSQLSTYARL from the coding sequence GTGGGTCAATTCACCGAATCGGGTGGGTCAATAAGTCTGAATCGTGCACTAAACGAGGTTTATGAACAAGATTTTCTAAAATGCTCGTTTGGCTTTCGCCCAGGATTGGGTTGTCATCACGCATTGGCGACGGTCAACGCAATCTTATACCGGTTTCGAATGGAACATGTTCTAGAGGTGGATATCCAGGACTTCTTTGGAAGTCTGAGCCATGAATGGCTCATGAAGTTCCTGAGACTTCGAGTCGGTGACGAGCGAGTACTGAAATTGATCGAGACCTGGCTAAAGGCCGGAGTCATGGTGGAAGGTAAGTGGCAAGACAACGAGAAGGGGACTCCGCAAGGGGGATCGATCTCGCCGTTGCTTGCAAACGTGTACCTTCATTACGTGTTGGATCTATGGTTTGCAAAGAAGATCAAGCCAACTTTCAAAGGCAAGGCGGAGCTTATCCGGTATGCCGATGATTTTTGTCTGTTCTTTAAAACTGCATCTGGCCCCGAAAACATGATGCCTCTGCTGAAAGCGCGTCTGGCCCAATTTGGATTGAGCGTCGCAGATGAGAAGACTCACAAAACGAATGTGGGCGTGCGGGATAATACGAGCGCCCACGAGCGACGGCGGATGACGTTTCTTGGGTTCACGATCTATCGATCAAAGAACCGAAGTCGGACGGCGAGCAAAACGGTGTTTCAGACGGATGGAAAGCGTCTTAGTCGGGCGCGAGCCGCGATGAAAGAAAAGCTCCACCAAATAAGACATCGTCCAATACCGGACCAAGTAACAGTGATCAACGCGATCCTGCGTGGGCACTTCAACTACTACGGTATAGCCGGCAACGTCAAAAAGCTGAACAGGTTCAGGCAGACGGTTCTACATGAGTGGAAGTACTCTTTGTCGAATCGAAGCCAAAATGGGCGAGTTAACTGGGAGCGCTTTCAGGCGATCCTGAGGAAGTATCCCATGGAGTCAGCTAAACTAAAAGTCAGCTACTCCCAGTTATCGACTTATGCTCGGCTGTGA
- a CDS encoding ATP-binding protein, giving the protein MTNEELSNGLKQLNLPTMAEGYNEASRAAEKGRLTYEQYLAGLVDEELNSKYELRIKRLSKEAKLPLEKRIEHFDFTQREGITEGEFKRLAKGDFVRDGSNIVFYGSFGVGKTHLGIALIKG; this is encoded by the coding sequence ATGACAAATGAAGAACTCAGCAATGGCCTAAAACAGCTGAATTTGCCAACCATGGCCGAAGGCTATAACGAAGCCTCGCGGGCTGCGGAAAAGGGCAGATTGACCTATGAGCAATATCTGGCGGGCCTTGTCGATGAGGAGCTGAACAGCAAATACGAATTAAGAATTAAGCGGTTAAGTAAAGAGGCCAAACTTCCTCTGGAGAAGCGGATCGAACACTTCGATTTTACCCAAAGAGAAGGTATCACCGAAGGAGAATTTAAACGTCTCGCAAAAGGCGATTTTGTTCGAGACGGATCCAACATTGTATTTTATGGCAGCTTTGGGGTCGGGAAAACGCATCTAGGGATCGCGCTCATCAAGGGCTAG